The Actinomycetota bacterium sequence TCCAGGCCTTGTATCACCCCGTTCTCGTGATGGCCGGCTCGGCGGTGGCGCTCGTGGCGGCGCGTCATCTGCTTGGCCCCGGTGGAGCTGTACGAGCTGCCGTCGGCGCAGTCATCCTGCGCGCCCTGGTTGCCCTCGTCGTAGGTGCGGGCCTCGGGTTAGTGATCCCGCGCTTCCCGCTCTTCGTCGGCACCGCGGCGGCAGTCGAGGCTGGGTTCTGGGTCACCCGCCATCTCAGCGGCATCCGCGCCGCGCTGACAACGGGAGCACTCATCGCGACCGCGGGATTCGCATCCGAGTGGGCATGGATGTCGCTCTGGGGGCGCCATGCGTGGACATCGGACCTGTTCCCGGGAGCACTCGTGGCGGTGGTCGCCGCCGTAGCCGCAACCCTGATCGGATGGGCCATGGGACACGTGCTGCGCGGGGCGCCCGCCAACGTCGGGAAGCACTTCGTCGCCCCCGCTGCGATGGTTCTACTCCTGTCGCTGGCCGCGCCTCTCCCGCGCAACGACGCGCAGGTCGGGGCCGTTCTCGAGACCGAGAGGGTCACGCGCGAGCGGGCCTTCGTCGAGATCACGCTCGAGCAACCCGCGGTTGCCCGCGGCGCCAACTGGTTCGAGGTTCTGTCCTGGCAGGGCGGCGCGGTTGAGGTGACGGAGCTGAACGAGGTTGCTCCGGGACGGTTCCGCAGCGCGCGCGCTGTCCCCGTGACCGGTGACTGGAAGACCGTCGTGAGGCTCGCGAACGACGACGTGATGCTTGCCACCGGCGTTTACCTGCCCGCCGACCCGGAGATCGGCGCCGCGGAGGTGCCGGTTGAACCGCGCCGGGCGGTCGAGCTGCAAGAGGACGGCGACTTCCTTCTGCGTGAAGCTCGTGAAGGAGCGGCGTGGCCCGCGTTGATCGCCTACACCGCGATCCTTCTTCTCGGGATGATCTGGTTGACCTCCCTGACGATCGCCTTCCTGCGGGTGCAGGCGAGCCCCGCCCGAGGAAGAGCGCGGCCAAGAAGCGCGCTTCGGCGCCAGGTTCCCGCATGAGCCGCAGCCCCGACCGACCCCAGGGAGCTCGGCTAGACCTTTCGACCTACGGGCGGACCGCGTCGGCCACCGGAGCGGTCATAGGTGCGCACCTTTCGTCGCTCCAGACACCTTGCCCCTCGAGCAGTTTGCGCAGGACGCGGCGAAGGTCCTGGATATCGTCGGGCGAAAGGTGTCTGCTGAAGACCTCGCGCACGCTCGTCGCGAATACGGGCATGGTGTCGCGCAGCTTGACCAGCCCCTCTTGCGTCAGCGTCGCGTACACGACGCGGCGGTCCTCGGAGGAAAGGTCCCGGAGTACCCACCCCTCTTCCACGAGGCGATCGATCAGCCGCGTGACGCCACTCTTGCTGACGAGAAGCAGGTTCGCCAGATCCAGCATCCGCAGTCGATGGCCGGGAGCCGAGACCAGCCGGATCAAGACCTCGTGCTCGGCGAGAGAGATGCCGGCCTCCGCCGCGAGACGCCGCCCCACCTCGGCCGCCACCGTGTCGCGGGCCTGGAGCAGGTTGATCCAGGCGCCCATCTCCTCGCGGCCGGGCATCTCGCAGTTCATCCGTTAACGGATTTTACCCCCGGTAGTTGACGGTGGAACTTAAGCGTAGCTCGGTTGAGCTGGAGAGCTCCTACCGCGCTGTCGTCCGGCAGCAAGCGCTCCGCCGCCGTTTCAGCTGGTGGTCTGCTTCGACCCCGCCTTGCCCTCCCACGCCTCTACGTAGCGTTGCGCTATCTCGCGCAGCTTCACGTTCGCGTTCTGCGACACGTGGACGAGCTTCTGGAAAGCCTCGTCGGAGGTGAGTCCCTCCTGCGCCATCAGCAGGCCCGTCGCCTGCCCGATCAGGGTTCTGGTCTCTAGTCCTTGCCCCAGCTGCTCGACCTGCTCCGCCTTGGACATGAACTCTTTCGCATTTGCGACGGCCACCGCGGCCTGAGAGGCGAAGACCCAGCCCTCTTCACGCTGACCCGGCCGGAGGGCATCGCGCTCTCGGGAGTAGAAGTTGAGCGCGCCGATAGTCTCGCCGCGCACCTTCATCGGGAACGAGATGACGGAGTAGACGCCGGCATCAGCCGCCGTCCGGGCGAACTCGCACCACGGAGGTGGCACATCGTCACCGTTGAAGTACTGGAGCTCGCCTTCCTTGGCGGCGTCGACACAGGGCCCCTTGTTGCTGTCGTACTGCGCCTGATCCACCGTGTTGATGCGGTCGTCGGTGATCCCGAAGGTGGCGAACCTGTCTTTCGTGACCAGGCTCGCCGCTGCCGCGTCCCAACCCGAGAGCGCCTGGATCCCAAGGCGGGCGACGTGGCCCATGACGCTGTCCAAGGTCTCTTCCGAAAGCTGAAGCTCCCCAAGGGAGTTGACAGGTCGCTCGCCCCGACCTGCCGGACGCTCGGCCATGATTCCCCCGACTCTTTTGTGCGTGGGCCAAAGAGTCGGGCTCTGATGTGACCGAGGCCCCTCAGCGGACGCGGTGAATGCTGTAGTCACCGTAACAGCGGGCTTTACCGGGACATTCCCGGGCGTCCCGGTGGCGGATCAGTCGCCGGAGCGCGAGAAGTGCATCCAGTCCTTGGCCGAGCTCCACGATCCGCCCCAGGACCACCCGATCGCAGCGAAGGCCCGGGTCACGACGTCTCCGCTGCGGATCATCCCCGGCCGCTGCCAGCCGCGGTTCCTGTAGGCGAGCGCCAGCTCGGGCAGAACGAGGTCATTGCGCACGTAGGGGTTGTGGAACGGGTTCACGTCCACAGCGAGCCCGTACGCGTGCTCCGACCACTCCGTAGCGAGTCGCGCCGGGCGGCAGACGAAACCGCTCGTGTTGTTGCCGTCACCCGTGGGTGGCGCCCGAAGCTCCTCGCGCGTGGTCACGCGCATCTCCTCGATCGGCCACCTCGCTCTGTACAGCTTCCTGAACACGGACACGACCGGCCGCGCCACCGACGTGTGCACGATCAGCTCGCCCGTGTGGGGCTCGCTATCGAACCCCCAGAACGCGATGGTGACGTAGGCGAGGTCGTGCACGCGAACTGGACAGCCGCGCTGCCACGTCGAACGCGCAAGCACGTCTCGCGGGATCGGAGACACGGAGGAAGAGAATCGATCCGACCGGGGCGGCGGCAGGTGATCGACCGTCACGAGGCGCCGATCCCGCAACAGCTTCGGTGTGAACCGCGCGACGCCGAAACCGTTCGGGCCGCGGGCCAGCACGCGATCGCCCAGCCACGGCGGGCGCTCCGAGACCTTGCGCGGAAGCGGATGCGCTTCAGCGACCGCGGGTTCCGTTGGAGCCGCGCTCGGCTCCGCCGCCGGTCTAGCGCCTCCGCGACCCGTCACGGGGTCCGGCGCCGCGGATCCGCTCGGCTCACTGCAGCCGGCAACTAACGCGAGGATCACGAGCAACCGGATGGCGAGACGCTTCCTCATCCAACGAGGCTATCTGCACGCCTTAGATGTAGGGATCGTCCGGGACGTCGACCTTTTCTACGTGCTCCGCCACTACGACCAAGCCGTCGCCCTCTCGGGCGAGCGAGCCTCGCACCCTGAGCCAGGTGTCCGGCTCCCACGCAGACGCGTCCGACACCTGCACCGGGATCGTGTATGGAACGGCATCCGCGGCACAGCAGAAGATCGAGAAACGGCCGAGGACGAGCGCGCCCGGCGCCTCCGCAG is a genomic window containing:
- a CDS encoding MarR family transcriptional regulator; its protein translation is MNCEMPGREEMGAWINLLQARDTVAAEVGRRLAAEAGISLAEHEVLIRLVSAPGHRLRMLDLANLLLVSKSGVTRLIDRLVEEGWVLRDLSSEDRRVVYATLTQEGLVKLRDTMPVFATSVREVFSRHLSPDDIQDLRRVLRKLLEGQGVWSDERCAPMTAPVADAVRP
- a CDS encoding GAF and ANTAR domain-containing protein encodes the protein MAERPAGRGERPVNSLGELQLSEETLDSVMGHVARLGIQALSGWDAAAASLVTKDRFATFGITDDRINTVDQAQYDSNKGPCVDAAKEGELQYFNGDDVPPPWCEFARTAADAGVYSVISFPMKVRGETIGALNFYSRERDALRPGQREEGWVFASQAAVAVANAKEFMSKAEQVEQLGQGLETRTLIGQATGLLMAQEGLTSDEAFQKLVHVSQNANVKLREIAQRYVEAWEGKAGSKQTTS
- a CDS encoding M15 family metallopeptidase, with protein sequence MRKRLAIRLLVILALVAGCSEPSGSAAPDPVTGRGGARPAAEPSAAPTEPAVAEAHPLPRKVSERPPWLGDRVLARGPNGFGVARFTPKLLRDRRLVTVDHLPPPRSDRFSSSVSPIPRDVLARSTWQRGCPVRVHDLAYVTIAFWGFDSEPHTGELIVHTSVARPVVSVFRKLYRARWPIEEMRVTTREELRAPPTGDGNNTSGFVCRPARLATEWSEHAYGLAVDVNPFHNPYVRNDLVLPELALAYRNRGWQRPGMIRSGDVVTRAFAAIGWSWGGSWSSAKDWMHFSRSGD